A genomic region of Trifolium pratense cultivar HEN17-A07 linkage group LG3, ARS_RC_1.1, whole genome shotgun sequence contains the following coding sequences:
- the LOC123917836 gene encoding protein tas isoform X1 translates to MMMSSGGVPVFNLAPNLTVSKLCLGTMTFGEQNTMSQSFHLLDQAYHAGINFFDSAEMYPVPQRAETSGRSEEYLGRWIKQRNIPRDSLVIATKVAGPSGQMTWIRGGPKSLDATNIIQAIDDSLLRMQLDYIDLYQIHWPDRYVPMFGETEYDPAQQYSSISIHEQLEALSKAVKAGKIRYIGLSNETPYGLMKFIQVAEKFASFPKIVSLQNSYSLLCRTFDSAVAECCHQESISLLAYSPLAMGILSGKYFSPDNGPPDARLNLFKGRYSEGESRYNLTNKAIQAASRAYLDIAKRYDLHPVSLAIAFVLRHPLVASVVFGATKSWQLQEVLTACKIKLTDEVVEEINKIHSRFPNPCP, encoded by the exons ATGATGATGTCAAGTGGAGGAGTACCTGTCTTCAACCTTGCTCCTAATCTGACTGTTTCAAAGCTGTGTTTGGGAACAATGACATTTGGGGAACAGAACACCATGTCTCAGTCATTTCATCTTCTCGACCAAGCTTACCATGCTGGAATCAACTTCTTTGATTCCGCTGAAAT GTATCCAGTGCCTCAACGTGCTGAAACTTCTGGAAGGAGTGAAGAGTATCTTGGCCGTTGGATTAAACAACGAAATATCCCCAGGGATAGTCTTGTTATTGCAACTAAG GTTGCTGGGCCATCTGGGCAAATGACTTGGATTAGAGGTGGTCCTAAATCTTTGGATGCCACCAATATTATTCAAGCTATAGATGATAG TTTGTTGCGGATGCAGTTGGATTATATTGATCTTTATCAAATTCATTGGCCTGATCG CTATGTTCCGATGTTTGGAGAAACCGAATATGATCCAGCACAACAATACTCTTCAATTAGTATACATGAACAACTTGAAGCTCTTAGCAAAGCGGTGAAAGCTGGAAAG ATCAGATACATTGGTCTTAGTAATGAAACACCATATGGCTTGATGAAGTTTATTCAGGTTGCAGAAAAATTTGCTTCCTTCCCAAAGATAGTTTCTTTGCAG AATTCATATAGCCTGCTATGTAGAACTTTTGATTCTGCAGTGGCTGAGTGCTGCCATCAGGAGAG TATTAGCTTGTTGGCCTACAGTCCTCTAGCAATGGGTATTCTTTCCGGTAAATATTTTTCTCCCGATAATGGTCCGCCGGATGCTCGGTTAAATCTTTTTAAAGGGAGGTATTCAGAAGGAGAATCAAGATACAACTTGACCAATAAAGCTATACAAGCAGCTTCTAGG GCATACCTTGATATTGCAAAAAGATATGATCTTCATCCTGTATCTCTTGCTATAG CGTTTGTTTTGCGACACCCCCTTGTTGCTAGTGTCGTTTTTGGGGCTACCAAATCATGGCAGCTCCAGGAGGTTCTAACTGCATGCAAGATCAAGCTCACAGATGAAGTAGTTGAAGAAATTAACAAGATTCATTCAAGATTTCCAAATCCGTGTCCCTGA
- the LOC123917836 gene encoding TLC domain-containing protein At5g14285 isoform X2 translates to MGMQLLQQNWLFFPFFIFFLSIYLIGYFIVFRNKNPKIRSEFSSCLISLFHGTPAAIFGAIAIFSDTNRGFAAANTSFQKTVLDYSIAYFVTDLLHYIVFFPSDVLFIAHHLATLFVIVTCRHVVSHGAFSVVVLLVLAEVTSLCQNTWTLAGACRKEDRFAARVYDALSPPFYVVYTIVRGFVGPYFVFRMVLFYASGLAHGLVPTWIWVSWAVVVFSAIGVSILWIYSRWVDFIRERKIAYLDIAKRYDLHPVSLAIAFVLRHPLVASVVFGATKSWQLQEVLTACKIKLTDEVVEEINKIHSRFPNPCP, encoded by the exons ATGGGAATGCAATTGTTACAACAAAATTGGTTATTTTTCccattcttcatcttcttcctctcaaTTTACCTAATCGGTTACTTCATCGTTTTCCGtaacaaaaaccctaaaatccgaTCCGAATTCTCAAGCTGTTTAATCTCACTCTTTCACGGCACACCCGCCGCAATCTTCGGCGCAATCGCCATCTTTTCCGACACCAACCGTGGCTTCGCAGCCGCAAACACTTCTTTCCAGAAAACCGTTCTTGATTACAGCATCGCTTATTTCGTAACCGATCTATTACACTACATCGTTTTCTTCCCTAGCGATGTTCTCTTCATCGCTCATCATTTAGCCACGCTTTTCGTCATCGTCACGTGCCGTCACGTCGTTTCTCACGGCGCTTTCTCCGTCGTTGTTTTGCTTGTTCTCGCTGAAGTAACAAGCCTGTGTCAGAATACATGGACTCTCGCCGGTGCTTGCCGGAAAGAAGATCGATTCGCTGCTAGGGTTTACGATGCTTTGTCTCCGCCGTTTTATGTGGTGTATACGATTGTGAGAGGTTTTGTGGGCCCTTACTTTGTGTTTAGGATGGTTTTGTTTTATGCTAGTGGGCTTGCCCATGGGCTTGTGCCTACGTGGATTTGGGTTTCTTGGGCTGTGGTTGTGTTTTCTGCTATTGGTGTTAGTATTTTGTGGATTTACTCTCGTTGGGTTGATTTCattagagaaagaaaaatt GCATACCTTGATATTGCAAAAAGATATGATCTTCATCCTGTATCTCTTGCTATAG CGTTTGTTTTGCGACACCCCCTTGTTGCTAGTGTCGTTTTTGGGGCTACCAAATCATGGCAGCTCCAGGAGGTTCTAACTGCATGCAAGATCAAGCTCACAGATGAAGTAGTTGAAGAAATTAACAAGATTCATTCAAGATTTCCAAATCCGTGTCCCTGA
- the LOC123914560 gene encoding PLASMODESMATA CALLOSE-BINDING PROTEIN 1-like — translation MDCRIWLFALFSLYIFSGISVSSDSGGQWCVADIGASESDLQAALDYACSKGGSDCSQIQPGAICYEPNTLIGHASYAFNDYYQKNPIPTSCVFGGTAKFTSQDPSNGQCHYASSYSSSLSPPMPMSGESQPSPPSLGGYPWSPPTFGDCPPGFATPPQGSDSAPTALHSLSLLFTCLLVSLQVANHI, via the exons ATGGATTGTAGAATTTGGCTCTTCGCTCTATTTTCTTTGTACATTTTTTCAG GAATATCTGTATCATCAGATAGTGGTGGTCAATGGTGTGTGGCTGACATAggagcttcagaatctgatctACAAGCAGCTCTTGATTATGCTTGTAGTAAAGGAGGTTCAGATTGTTCACAAATTCAACCTGGAGCAATCTGTTATGAACCAAACACTCTCATTGGTCATGCTTCTTATGCCTTCAATGACTACTACCAGAAGAATCCAATACCTACCAGTTGTGTATTTGGAGGAACTGCAAAGTTTACAAGCCAAGATCCAA GCAATGGACAATGCCATTATGCATCATCCTATTCAAG CTCGCTGAGTCCACCAATGCCAATGTCTGGCGAAAGCCAACCGAGTCCACCATCACTTGGAGGCTACCCATGGAGTCCACCAACATTTGGCGACTGTCCACCAGGTTTTGCAACCCCGCCTCAAGGATCTGACTCAGCCCCAACTGCTCTTCATTCTCTGTCATTGTTGTTCACATGTCTCTTGGTTTCACTTCAAGTAGCAAATCACATTtag
- the LOC123917835 gene encoding carboxyl-terminal-processing peptidase 1, chloroplastic, producing the protein MNLWLIPSTIPILSTPHQHHHHLHLPIIPTKLSLHNTLLATTLSFGFFFSSLPSSASALQPPSLPIPLSPSTEACRDVELRDVIVPTAPEVVTNEGLVQEAWQIVNDDFLDTGRNRWSQDTWQLKKDDILSNSIQTRSKAHNIIKRMLASLGDPYTRFLSPEEFSKMARYDITGIGINLREVTDDNGDQKLKVLGLILDGPAHSAGVRQGDEILAVNNIEVKGKSAFEVSSLLQGPNGTSVTIQVKRGNCGPVESIEVQRQFVARTPVSYRMEQTDSAADRVGYIRLKEFNALAKKDLVIAMKRLQDMGASYFVLDLRDNLGGLVQAGIEIAKLFLNEGDTVIYTAGRDPQLQQAVVSDTSPMIRAPVVVLVNDKTASASEIVASALHDNCRAVLVGKRTYGKGLIQSVFELQDGSGVVITVGKYVTPKHKDINGNGIEPDFQKLPAWDDVSQHLSKCSILQQG; encoded by the exons atgaaTTTGTGGCTAATACCCTCCACAATTCCAATACTTTCAACACcccatcaacatcatcatcatcttcatcttccaaTTATTCCTACTAAGCTTTCTCTTCACAACACTCTCCTTGCAACTACACTCTCCTTTGGCTTCTTCTTCTCCTCCTTGCCTTCTTCTGCCTCTGCTCTTCAACCTCCTTCCCTTCCAATCCCTCTTTCTCCTTCCACTGAAGCATGCCGGGATGTCGAGCTACGAGACGTGATTGTTCCAACTGCTCCTGAAGTTGTTACCAATGAAGGACTTGTTCAAGAAGCTTGGCAGATTGTTAATGATGACTTTCTTGATACTGGTCGCAACCGTTGGTCTCAAGACACCTGGCAG CTGAAGAAGGATGATATTTTGAGCAATTCCATTCAGACAAGGTCAAAGGCACACAACATCATCAAGCGAATGCTCGCCAGTTTAGGTGATCCATATACACGATTTCTTTCACCTGAAGAG TTCTCCAAGATGGCGAGGTATGACATCACTGGTATTGGAATAAACCTCAGGGAAGTTACTGATGACAATGGAGACCAAAAGCTGAAGGTATTGGGATTAATATTGGACGGTCCTGCTCATTCTGCTGGTGTCAGGCAG GGGGATGAAATATTGGCAGTCAATAACATTGAGGTAAAGGGAAAATCAGCATTTGAAGTATCATCCTTGTTGCAAGGCCCTAATGGAACATCTGTCACTATTCAG GTCAAGCGTGGTAACTGTGGACCTGTTGAATCAATAGAAGTTCAACGGCAATTTGTGGCTCGCACACCAGTCTCTTACCGTATGGAACAAACAGACAGTGCTGCTGATCGTGTTGGGTACATCCGCCTCAAAGAGTTCAATGCATTGGCCAAAAAAGATTTAGTAATTG CAATGAAGCGACTTCAAGACATGGGTGCCTCATATTTTGTATTGGATCTTAGAGATAATCTTGGTGGTCTAGTACAG GCTGGAATTGAAATTGCAAAGCTTTTCCTAAACGAAGGAGACACG GTTATCTACACTGCTGGGAGGGACCCCCAGCTCCAGCAAGCTGTTGTTTCGGATACTTCACCAATGATCCGTGCTCCTGTCGTT GTTTTAGTGAATGACAAGACTGCTAGTGCAAGTGAAATA GTTGCTTCTGCACTTCACGATAATTGTAGAGCGGTTCTCGTTGGAAAACGCACATATGGCAAG GGTTTAATCCAATCTGTATTTGAGCTTCAAGATGGATCTGGTGTGGTTATTACTGTCGGGAAGTATGTAACACCAAAGCACAAGGACATAAACGGTAACGGAATTGAGCCTGACTTCCAGAAACTTCcag CTTGGGATGATGTCAGCCAACATCTTTCAAAATGCAGTATACTTCAGCAAGGATAG